The Phalacrocorax carbo chromosome 21, bPhaCar2.1, whole genome shotgun sequence genome has a window encoding:
- the APOA1 gene encoding apolipoprotein A-I: MRAVVVALALLCLTGTQARSFWQHDEPQAPLQRLKDLMEVYLETVKTGGKDAIAQLESSAVGKQLDLKLTDNLDKLSAAAAKLREDLAPYYKEVREMWLKDTEALRQELTKDLEEVKDKIRPFLDQFSAKWTEELEQYRQRLEPVAQDLKELTKQKVALMQEKLAPVAEEARDRLRGHVEELRKNVAPYSDELRQKLSQKLEEIREKGIPQAAEYQAKVVEHLSNLREKVTPLMEEFKERLTPYAESLKTRIITLLDDLQKSLA; this comes from the exons ATGAGAGCCGTGGTGGTGGCCCTCGCCCTGCTCTGCCTGACGG GCACCCAGGCCCGCTCCTTCTGGCAGCATGATGAACCCCAGGCGCCCCTGCAGCGCCTCAAGGACCTGATGGAAGTGTACCTCGAGACGGTGAAGACCGGCGGCAAGGATGCCATCGCCCAGCTGGAGTCCTCCGCCGTGGGCAAACAGCTGGA CCTGAAGCTGACCGACAACCTGGACAAGCTGAGCGCAGCCGCCGCCAAGCTGCGGGAGGACCTGGCCCCCTACTACAAGGAGGTGCGGGAGATGTGGCTGAAGGACACGGAGGCCCTGCGCCAGGAGCTGACCAAGGACCTGGAGGAGGTGAAGGACAAGATCCGGCCCTTCCTGGACCAGTTCTCTGCCAAGTGGAcggaggagctggagcagtaCCGCCAGCGCCTGGAACCCGTGGCCCAGGACCTGAAGGAGCTCACCAAGCAGAAGGTGGCGTTGATGCAGGAGAAGCTGGCGCCGGTGGCCGAGGAGGCGCGGGACCGCCTGCGCGGGCACGTGGAGGAGCTGCGCAAGAACGTAGCGCCCTACAGCGACGAGCTGCGGCAGAAGCTGAGCCAGAAGCTGGAGGAGATCCGGGAGAAGGGCATCCCCCAGGCCGCCGAGTACCAGGCCAAGGTGGTGGAGCACCTCAGCAACCTGCGCGAGAAGGTGACGCCCTTGATGGAGGAATTCAAGGAGCGTCTCACCCCCTACGCCGAGAGCCTCAAGACCCGCATCATAACCCTCctggatgacctccagaagAGCCTGGCCTAA
- the APOC3 gene encoding apolipoprotein C-III: protein MKASLLLVLVCAAVLAAGTRTDTPKEPEALVKKVQEYAQKAVAMAKSAFTTVQESEVAQQARQWLSDNANLVKERLARLKEQLVELWKPTPAK from the exons ATGAAGGCGTCGCTCCTGCTCGTGCTCGTCTGCGCGGCTGTCCTGGCGGCGGGAACAA GGACCGACACGCCCAAGGAGCCGGAGGCGCTGGTGAAGAAGGTGCAGGAGTACGCCCAGAAAGCCGTGGCCATGGCCAAGAGCGCCTTCACCACGGTGCAGGAGTCGGAGGTGGCTCAGCAGGCCAG GCAATGGCTGTCGGACAACGCCAACCTCGTGAAGGAGCGTCTGGCCAGGCTGAAGGAGCAGCTGGTGGAGCTCTGGAAGCCGACGCCAGCCAAGTAG
- the APOA4 gene encoding apolipoprotein A-IV produces the protein MSPKAAALVLVLLAVAGARADVSPDEVASVLWKYFTELGSNAKETVDQLQQAEITKQLNTLLKSNLQSINSYAEDLQQRLVPFATELQARLAQDSQRLKEQIRKELAELQAKLAPYADEVHQQIGTNIRQLQAKMSPYAEELRSQVDRGAVELRQALEPYAAELREKLQGNTESIKASLSPYADRLQQQIDGGVESLKERLSPLADDLKVQVGKSVEELRKGLSPYTQEVQESLNRQLESLTGQMERVAEELRTRLAASSEELRAQLSPLAQELRQVAGSDAESLRQRLAPLAQQLDERVGQTLEAFRQQAAPFGEAFGQQLVTRLEEMRGKLDSGAAGVEDHLELLEKEVREKVAAFLSTAQPAEN, from the exons ATGTCTCCGAAGGCGGCCGCCCTTGTCCTGGTGCTCCTTGCAGTTGCAG GGGCACGGGCTGACGTCAGCCCGGACGAGGTGGCCAGCGTGCTCTGGAAGTACTTCACCGAGCTGGGCAGCAATGCCAAGGAGACGGTGGACCAGCTGCAGCAAGCCGAGATCACCAAGCAGCTCAA caccctgctgaaGAGCAACCTGCAGAGCATCAACTCGTACGCCGAGGACCTGCAGCAACGGCTGGTGCCCTTCGCCACGGAGCTGCAGGCGCGGCTGGCGCAGGACTCGCAGCGGCTGAAGGAGCAGATCCGTAAGGAGCTGGCGGAGCTGCAGGCCAAGCTGGCGCCCTACGCCGACGAGGTGCACCAGCAGATCGGCACCAACATCCGCCAGCTGCAAGCCAAGATGAGCCCCTACGCCGAGGAGCTGCGCTCCCAGGTGGACCGCGGGGCCGTGGAGCTGCGGCAGGCGCTGGAGCCCTACGCCGCCGAGCTGCGGGAGAAGCTGCAGGGCAACACCGAGAGCATCAAGGCCTCCCTCAGCCCCTACGCTGAccggctgcagcagcagatcGACGGCGGGGTGGAGAGCCTGAAGGAGCGGCTGTCTCCCCTGGCCGACGACCTGAAGGTGCAGGTGGGGAAGAGCGTGGAGGAGCTGCGGAAGGGGCTCAGCCCCTACACCCAGGAGGTGCAGGAAAGCCTCAACCGGCAGCTGGAGAGCCTGACGGGGCAGATGGAGCGGGTGGCGGAGGAGCTGCGCACCCGCCTGGCCGCCAGCTCGGAGGAGCTGCGTGCCCAGCTCAGCCCGCTGGCCCAGGAGCTGCGGCAGGTGGCGGGCAGCGACGCCGAGAGCCTGCGGCAGCGGCTGGCACCCCTGGCCCAGCAGCTGGACGAGCGCGTGGGGCAGACGCTGGAGGCTTTCCGGCAGCAGGCAGCCCCCTTCGGCGAGGCCTTCGGGCAGCAGCTGGTGACGCGGCTGGAGGAGATGCGGGGGAAGCTGGACTCGGGCGCTGCCGGGGTGGAGGACcacctggagctgctggagaaggaggTGCGGGAGAAGGTGGCCGCCTTCCTCAGCACTGCCCAGCCGGCGGAGAACTga
- the APOA5 gene encoding apolipoprotein A-V isoform X1 gives MTGPHVTSPERLQTSTLCLHGVRSKKPTPAGGPYRPRSSAARRAYIRGAAGRLPAGGTREATRSWHSGTLAWQTMPLKAALLLALLATFLVSPAELARSGFWEYLSQLTSDKDSPEQAQSSKLGRDIANLKESTQDGVGYMENFLEKLAPLNRGLQPRLYHDSDSLRKLIRKELESLRVKLSPYVDEAHHKVGKHLEDLRYRLQPFTEELLDQVSLKARELRRRLMPSREVTAQLLEGADEVQKFVAHYADKIAFHTDQVKDIFRPYADRLVTEIHRNVEELHRNVVPHTQASPEKLNQYIQELSAKLTQNARDLHQKIQGNLEQLKAKLSLYPGSLRQPPTPTDRYTEDLAREVQRQVEEFRRETYLQIQDFTRALDQETEEMRLKLSSSRPPYPGDLQDSPQPMEDLHARLDALWRDLAHSLGERGGEAR, from the exons ATGACCGGCCCCCACGTCACCTCTCCGGAACGTCTGCAGACCTCCACGTTGTGTTTACATGGAGTGAGGTCCAAAAAGCCTACCCCTGCAGGTGGGCCTTATCGCCCGCGCTCCTCTGCCGCCCGCCGGGCGTATATAAGGGGAGCCGCAGGCCGGCTCCCGGCAGGAGGGACACGGGAGGCAACCAGGAGCTGG cacagcgGCACGCTGGCCTGGCAGACCATGCCTCTGAAGGCTGCGCTTCTCCTCGCCCTCCTGGCAACCTTCCTGG TGTCGCCAGCCGAGCTGGCAAGGAGCGGCTTCTGGGAGTACCTCAGCCAGCTGACGAGCGACAAGGACAGCCCGGAGCAGGCGCAGAGCAGCAAGCTGGGCAGGGATATTGC AAACCTGAAGGAAAGCACTCAGGATGGGGTTGGCTACATGGAAAActtcctggagaagctggcgcCCCTCAACAGGGGCCTCCAGCCCCGGCTCTACCACGACTCGGACAGCCTGCGGAAACTCATCAGGAAAGAGCTGGAGAGCCTGAGGGTGAAACTGTCCCCGTACGTGGACGAAGCCCACCACAAGGTCGGCAAGCACCTGGAAGATCTTCGCTACCGGCTGCAGCCGTTCACGGAGGAGCTGCTGGACCAGGTGTCCCTGAAAGCCCGGGAGCTCCGGCGGCGCCTCATGCCCAGCCGGGAGGTGACGGCTCAGCTCCTCGAGGGCGCGGACGAGGTCCAGAAGTTCGTGGCTCATTACGCCGACAAGATCGCGTTCCACACCGACCAGGTGAAGGACATTTTCCGCCCCTACGCGGACAGGCTGGTGACCGAGATCCACCGCAACGTGGAGGAGCTGCACAGGAACGTTGTCCCTCATACCCAGGCCAGCCCGGAGAAGCTCAACCAGTACATCCAGGAGCTCTCCGCGAAGCTGACCCAGAATGCGAGGGACCTCCACCAGAAGATCCAGGGGAATCTGGAGCAGCTCAAGGCGAAGCTGAGCCTCTACCCTGGCAGCCTCCGGCAGCCACCGACCCCCACAGACCGCTACACAGAGGACCTGGCCCGGGAGGTGCAGCGGCAGGTGGAGGAGTTCCGGAGGGAGACATACCTCCAGATCCAGGACTTCACCCGGGCCCTCGACCAGGAGACGGAGGAGATGAGACTGAAGCTCTCCTCCTCCCGGCCTCCCTACCCGGGGGACCTGCAGGACAGCCcccagcccatggaggacctcCATGCCCGTCTCGACGCCCTCTGGAGAGACCTGGCCCACAGCCTGGGCGAGCGGGGCGGCGAGGCCCGCTGA
- the APOA5 gene encoding apolipoprotein A-V isoform X2, translating to MPLKAALLLALLATFLVSPAELARSGFWEYLSQLTSDKDSPEQAQSSKLGRDIANLKESTQDGVGYMENFLEKLAPLNRGLQPRLYHDSDSLRKLIRKELESLRVKLSPYVDEAHHKVGKHLEDLRYRLQPFTEELLDQVSLKARELRRRLMPSREVTAQLLEGADEVQKFVAHYADKIAFHTDQVKDIFRPYADRLVTEIHRNVEELHRNVVPHTQASPEKLNQYIQELSAKLTQNARDLHQKIQGNLEQLKAKLSLYPGSLRQPPTPTDRYTEDLAREVQRQVEEFRRETYLQIQDFTRALDQETEEMRLKLSSSRPPYPGDLQDSPQPMEDLHARLDALWRDLAHSLGERGGEAR from the exons ATGCCTCTGAAGGCTGCGCTTCTCCTCGCCCTCCTGGCAACCTTCCTGG TGTCGCCAGCCGAGCTGGCAAGGAGCGGCTTCTGGGAGTACCTCAGCCAGCTGACGAGCGACAAGGACAGCCCGGAGCAGGCGCAGAGCAGCAAGCTGGGCAGGGATATTGC AAACCTGAAGGAAAGCACTCAGGATGGGGTTGGCTACATGGAAAActtcctggagaagctggcgcCCCTCAACAGGGGCCTCCAGCCCCGGCTCTACCACGACTCGGACAGCCTGCGGAAACTCATCAGGAAAGAGCTGGAGAGCCTGAGGGTGAAACTGTCCCCGTACGTGGACGAAGCCCACCACAAGGTCGGCAAGCACCTGGAAGATCTTCGCTACCGGCTGCAGCCGTTCACGGAGGAGCTGCTGGACCAGGTGTCCCTGAAAGCCCGGGAGCTCCGGCGGCGCCTCATGCCCAGCCGGGAGGTGACGGCTCAGCTCCTCGAGGGCGCGGACGAGGTCCAGAAGTTCGTGGCTCATTACGCCGACAAGATCGCGTTCCACACCGACCAGGTGAAGGACATTTTCCGCCCCTACGCGGACAGGCTGGTGACCGAGATCCACCGCAACGTGGAGGAGCTGCACAGGAACGTTGTCCCTCATACCCAGGCCAGCCCGGAGAAGCTCAACCAGTACATCCAGGAGCTCTCCGCGAAGCTGACCCAGAATGCGAGGGACCTCCACCAGAAGATCCAGGGGAATCTGGAGCAGCTCAAGGCGAAGCTGAGCCTCTACCCTGGCAGCCTCCGGCAGCCACCGACCCCCACAGACCGCTACACAGAGGACCTGGCCCGGGAGGTGCAGCGGCAGGTGGAGGAGTTCCGGAGGGAGACATACCTCCAGATCCAGGACTTCACCCGGGCCCTCGACCAGGAGACGGAGGAGATGAGACTGAAGCTCTCCTCCTCCCGGCCTCCCTACCCGGGGGACCTGCAGGACAGCCcccagcccatggaggacctcCATGCCCGTCTCGACGCCCTCTGGAGAGACCTGGCCCACAGCCTGGGCGAGCGGGGCGGCGAGGCCCGCTGA
- the ZPR1 gene encoding zinc finger protein ZPR1 isoform X1, translating to MSALGAVEAAGAGMGGGSLFRPLNAEDGEQRPAEIESLCMNCFRNGVTRLLLTRIPFFKEIIVSSFACDSCSWSNTEIQSAGRIQEQGVRYTLAVTSRQDMNREVVKTDCATARIPELDFEIPAFTQKGVLTTIEGIIDRAVAGLEQDQPVRRATDEEVASKIDEFIGKLKQLKEVHSSFTFIIDDPSGNSFVENPRAPQKDDALVVTHYRRTPQQAAMLGLEGEELDEKPADSAEDLRNEVLQFNTNCPECNAPANTNMKLVQIPHFKEVIIMATNCDSCGHRTNEVKSGGAIEPQGTRITLRITDPSDMTRDILKSETCSVEIPELEFELGMGALGGKFTTLEGLLKDIRDLVERNPFTLGDSSTPSKTEKLQEFIGKLQEIIEGKTKAHFIMDDPAGNSYLQNVYAPEEDPELKVERYERTFEQNEDLGLNDMKTEGYESGGASGR from the exons ATGTCGGCGCTGGGAGCGGTggaggcggcgggagccggGATGGGCGGGGGGTCTCTGTTCCGGCCCCTCAACGCCGAGGACGGCGAGCAGCGGCCGGCGGAGATCGAGTCGCTGTGCATGAACTGCTTCCGCAAC GGGGTGACGCGGCTCCTGCTCACCAGGATCCCCTTCTTCAAAGAGATCATCGTCAGCTCCTTCGCCTGCGACAGCTGCTCCTGGTCCAACACGGAGATCCAGTCGGCGGGCAGGATCCAGGAGCAGGGCGTACGCTACACCCTGGCCGTCACCTCTCGTCAG GACATGAACAGGGAGGTGGTGAAGACCGACTGCGCCACGGCTCGAATTCCAGAGCTGGACTTTGAGATCCCCGCTTTCACCCAGAAGGGAG TTCTTACCACCATCGAAGGCATAATTGACCGAGCTGTGGCGGGCCTGGAGCAGGACCAGCCCGTTCGCAGG GCGACGGACGAAGAGGTGGCAAGTAAAATAGATGAGTTCATTGGTAAActaaagcagctgaaagaagtACATTCCTCCTTCACTTTT ATCATAGACGATCCTTCAGGGAACAGCTTTGTGGAGAACCCTCGCGCACCGCAGAAGGACGATGCGCTGGTGGTCACTCACTACCGGAGGACACCCCAGCAGGCTGCCATGCTGGGACTGGAG GGAGAGGAGTTGGATGAGAAGCCAGCTGACTCTGCGGAGGATCTGAGGAATGAG GTCCTGCAGTTCAACACCAACTGTCCCGAGTGCAACGCTCCGGCTAACACAAATATGAAGTTAGTGC AAATCCCACACTTCAAGGAAGTGATTATCATGGCCACAAACTGCGACTCCTGTGGGCACAGGACGAACGAG GTGAAGTCCGGAGGAGCCATCGAACCGCAAGGCACCCGGATCACCCTTCGGATTACGGACCCTTCCGACATGACGAGGGATATCCTAAAG TCGGAGACATGCAGCGTGGAGATCCCGGAGCTGGAGTTCGAGCTGGGCATGGGAGCGCTGGGGGGGAAATTCACCACGCTGGAAGGGCTGCTGAAGGACATCAGGGATCTG GTTGAGAGAAACCCCTTCACGCTGGGTGACAGCTCTACgcccagcaaaacagaaaagctgcaagAGTTCATTGGGAAGCTGCAGGAG ATCATAGAGGGAAAGACAAAGGCTCACTTCATCATGGATGACCCTGCAGGCAACAGCTATCTTCAG AATGTGTACGCCCCGGAGGAGGACCCGGAGCTGAAAGTGGAACGCTACGAGCGTACGTTTGAGCAGAACGAAGACCTGGGCCTGAACGACATGAAGACGGAGGGCTATGAGTCGGGGGGTGCCTCGGGCCGGTAG
- the ZPR1 gene encoding zinc finger protein ZPR1 isoform X2 produces MSALGAVEAAGAGMGGGSLFRPLNAEDGEQRPAEIESLCMNCFRNGVTRLLLTRIPFFKEIIVSSFACDSCSWSNTEIQSAGRIQEQGVRYTLAVTSRQDMNREVVKTDCATARIPELDFEIPAFTQKGVLTTIEGIIDRAVAGLEQDQPVRRATDEEVASKIDEFIGKLKQLKEVHSSFTFIIDDPSGNSFVENPRAPQKDDALVVTHYRRTPQQAAMLGLEGEELDEKPADSAEDLRNEVLQFNTNCPECNAPANTNMKLVQIPHFKEVIIMATNCDSCGHRTNEVKSGGAIEPQGTRITLRITDPSDMTRDILKSETCSVEIPELEFELGMGALGGKFTTLEGLLKDIRDLVERNPFTLGDSSTPSKTEKLQEFIGKLQEKR; encoded by the exons ATGTCGGCGCTGGGAGCGGTggaggcggcgggagccggGATGGGCGGGGGGTCTCTGTTCCGGCCCCTCAACGCCGAGGACGGCGAGCAGCGGCCGGCGGAGATCGAGTCGCTGTGCATGAACTGCTTCCGCAAC GGGGTGACGCGGCTCCTGCTCACCAGGATCCCCTTCTTCAAAGAGATCATCGTCAGCTCCTTCGCCTGCGACAGCTGCTCCTGGTCCAACACGGAGATCCAGTCGGCGGGCAGGATCCAGGAGCAGGGCGTACGCTACACCCTGGCCGTCACCTCTCGTCAG GACATGAACAGGGAGGTGGTGAAGACCGACTGCGCCACGGCTCGAATTCCAGAGCTGGACTTTGAGATCCCCGCTTTCACCCAGAAGGGAG TTCTTACCACCATCGAAGGCATAATTGACCGAGCTGTGGCGGGCCTGGAGCAGGACCAGCCCGTTCGCAGG GCGACGGACGAAGAGGTGGCAAGTAAAATAGATGAGTTCATTGGTAAActaaagcagctgaaagaagtACATTCCTCCTTCACTTTT ATCATAGACGATCCTTCAGGGAACAGCTTTGTGGAGAACCCTCGCGCACCGCAGAAGGACGATGCGCTGGTGGTCACTCACTACCGGAGGACACCCCAGCAGGCTGCCATGCTGGGACTGGAG GGAGAGGAGTTGGATGAGAAGCCAGCTGACTCTGCGGAGGATCTGAGGAATGAG GTCCTGCAGTTCAACACCAACTGTCCCGAGTGCAACGCTCCGGCTAACACAAATATGAAGTTAGTGC AAATCCCACACTTCAAGGAAGTGATTATCATGGCCACAAACTGCGACTCCTGTGGGCACAGGACGAACGAG GTGAAGTCCGGAGGAGCCATCGAACCGCAAGGCACCCGGATCACCCTTCGGATTACGGACCCTTCCGACATGACGAGGGATATCCTAAAG TCGGAGACATGCAGCGTGGAGATCCCGGAGCTGGAGTTCGAGCTGGGCATGGGAGCGCTGGGGGGGAAATTCACCACGCTGGAAGGGCTGCTGAAGGACATCAGGGATCTG GTTGAGAGAAACCCCTTCACGCTGGGTGACAGCTCTACgcccagcaaaacagaaaagctgcaagAGTTCATTGGGAAGCTGCAGGAG AAGCGCTGA